In one window of Catenulispora sp. GP43 DNA:
- a CDS encoding MFS transporter gives MTDVLDQSTPVTYAGAGGAAATANIDNPSTTSGLSARAKLVLFLLCAANFMVAVDFSILNIAVPSIGKDLHIADADLQWIATAFALPSGGLLLLSGRVGDLVGRKKVFVAGTVLFTAASVIAAVAWVPAVLLAGRALQGIGAAMIVPTGMALLTTSFPEGPQRERALGINGTLMTVGFTAGMVLGGVLTQALSWRSTMVLNTAMGAVVLLGAPRLLTESRNPHASRLDIPGAVTVTTALLALIYALSTAAQAGFGRADVIVGLFAGVALLAAFAGIESRAAEPLVSLRILRRRTVAIGNLGGLVTFACMSAVVFLGTLFLQQVEGMSPTLTGLVFAVMGVAAALGGMLAPRLIGRFGARATLVGGLLFQGLLILPLALIAPGNGTLLLLTVGAVAAFGHLAAVVSYGVTATSGLGDTEQGLATGLVTTSQQVGLTLGIPLLSAVASARSDSLRSAGHTAKDALTSGIQLSLGTDGVVVLVAAALVWFGLRTRAARR, from the coding sequence ATGACAGATGTCCTCGACCAGTCCACACCGGTGACGTACGCCGGCGCGGGTGGTGCGGCAGCCACCGCGAACATCGACAACCCCTCGACAACCTCCGGCTTGTCCGCGCGGGCCAAGCTTGTCCTCTTCCTGCTCTGCGCGGCGAACTTCATGGTCGCCGTCGACTTCTCCATCCTGAACATCGCCGTCCCCAGCATCGGCAAGGACCTGCACATCGCCGACGCCGACCTGCAGTGGATCGCGACCGCCTTCGCGCTGCCCTCCGGCGGCCTGCTGCTGTTGTCCGGGCGGGTCGGTGACCTCGTCGGGCGCAAGAAGGTCTTCGTCGCCGGCACCGTGCTGTTCACCGCGGCCAGTGTCATCGCGGCGGTGGCCTGGGTCCCTGCCGTGCTGCTGGCCGGCCGGGCGCTGCAGGGCATCGGGGCGGCGATGATCGTGCCGACCGGTATGGCGCTGCTGACCACCTCCTTCCCCGAGGGGCCGCAGCGGGAGCGCGCGCTGGGCATCAACGGCACCCTGATGACCGTCGGCTTCACCGCCGGCATGGTGCTCGGCGGCGTGCTGACCCAGGCGCTGTCCTGGCGCTCGACCATGGTGCTGAACACCGCGATGGGCGCCGTCGTGCTGCTCGGCGCGCCGCGGCTGCTCACCGAGAGCCGCAACCCGCACGCCTCCCGCCTGGACATCCCCGGCGCCGTCACCGTCACCACCGCGCTGCTGGCGCTGATCTACGCGCTGTCCACCGCCGCGCAGGCCGGCTTCGGCCGCGCCGACGTGATCGTCGGCCTGTTCGCCGGCGTCGCGCTGCTGGCGGCCTTCGCCGGCATCGAGTCGCGCGCCGCCGAACCGCTGGTGTCGCTGCGGATCCTGCGCCGCCGCACCGTCGCGATCGGCAACCTCGGCGGGCTGGTGACCTTCGCCTGCATGAGCGCGGTCGTCTTCCTCGGCACGCTGTTCCTGCAGCAGGTGGAGGGCATGTCCCCGACCCTGACCGGCCTGGTGTTCGCGGTGATGGGGGTCGCGGCGGCGCTCGGCGGCATGCTCGCCCCGCGGCTCATCGGCCGCTTCGGCGCCCGCGCCACCCTGGTCGGCGGCCTGCTGTTCCAGGGCCTGCTGATTCTGCCGCTGGCCCTGATCGCCCCCGGCAACGGCACCCTCCTGCTGCTGACGGTCGGCGCCGTCGCCGCCTTCGGCCACCTGGCCGCCGTGGTCTCCTACGGCGTCACCGCGACCTCCGGCCTCGGCGACACCGAGCAGGGCCTGGCCACCGGCCTGGTCACCACCTCGCAGCAGGTCGGCCTGACGCTCGGCATCCCGCTGCTGTCCGCCGTGGCCTCGGCCCGCAGCGACAGCCTCAGGAGCGCCGGGCACACCGCCAAGGACGCGCTCACCAGCGGCATCCAGCTCAGCCTGGGCACCGACGGCGTGGTCGTGCTCGTGGCCGCCGCGCTGGTGTGGTTCGGCCTGCGGACGCGGGCCGCCCGCCGCTGA